In one Penaeus monodon isolate SGIC_2016 chromosome 20, NSTDA_Pmon_1, whole genome shotgun sequence genomic region, the following are encoded:
- the LOC119586007 gene encoding DNA replication complex GINS protein PSF3-like gives MYYKGRYFDDMANNSYKGNVLFVPLGFYRLSDAVLFKKYILVVPFSRHTVDPIFFKFKRKQQSTLIRTIRGRLERYTSETQVFAITCAPMATCVLCDNKTYSCSCEGLLRFFSRTFSGYLDPSSGNKDVVAGTKLELPCWLARALCSSRRHIVSAQLPNTFKERYREIMKADASVVDLHKLGPHYYELGQHLLPLAGPEAAALASLLTQTLRERLRGIMDSAQNSLRDDVNAQIVKLDELERTLFHAGQKALQDHQLWLSRRAHILTTSTMVDQHNKRKFSAIDS, from the exons ATGTACTATAAAGGACGTTATTTTGATGACATGGCTAATAATTCATATAAAGGGAACGTGCTATTTGTACCTCTTG GTTTCTATCGCCTTTCAGACGCcgtgttatttaaaaaatatattcttgttGTGCCCTTTTCTCGACATACAG TGGATCCCATTTTCTTTAAGTTTAAACGTAAACAGCAGTCGACCCTCATCAGGACCATCAGAGGCAGATTAGAG AGATACACTTCAGAAACTCAGGTATTTGCTATAACCTGTGCACCTATGGCAACATGTGTATTATG TGATAACAAGACTTACTCTTGCTCTTGTGAAGGACTCTTGAGAT TCTTTTCACGTACCTTTTCAGGCTACCTTGATCCATCTAGTGGCAATAAAGATGTGGTTGCTGGAACAAAGTTGGAGCTTCCCTGTTGGCTGGCCAGAGCTCTCTGCTCATCAAGACGGCACATAGTGTCAGCCCAGTTACCGAATACATTTAAGGAGCGATATAG GGAAATTATGAAAGCTGATGCAAGTGTTGTAGATTTGCACAAACTTGGACCACACTATTATGAGTTAGGACAGCATCTCCTGCCTCTAGCTGGACCTGAAGCAGCAGCGCTAGCATCTCTTTTGACACAA ACTCTCAGAGAACGCCTACGAGGAATAATGGACTCTGCGCAGAACTCTCTACGGGATGATGTGAATGCCCAGATTGTCAAACTAGATGAGCTTGAGAGGACGCTCTTCCATGCTGGCCAGAAAGCTCTCCAGGATCACCAGCTGTGGCTGTCCCGCAGGGCTCACATCCTCACCACTTCGACCATGGTTGATCAGCACAATAAGAGGAAATTCTCGGCAATTGattcatga